Proteins from a genomic interval of Actinomycetes bacterium:
- a CDS encoding AAA family ATPase, whose translation MPKRPGLVGRADELARLSGLVEDAAGGRPGLALLSGEAGAGKTRLLDELVLRVPRRTLVCRGTGVGFLGGRIPYAPLIAALRSLLARLPREDVARVLGPDPSELAILLPELGPRGETASDQARLIASVSSVFDRAAELRPTLLVVDDLHFADVASLEMLAFLCAALDQQRLAVVVAYRPDEARDALGDWIADRRRARDVREVPLGPLSLDEVDEQLSDLLGSPAQEVLGAHQVARIHARSGGNPYASEALMRAALAGDVDTLPASLREVLLGRTRDCSPATVDLLRLVAVTGERVTPALLHDVAARRWPGDELDKAVDEAARAQLLVVEADGCLSLRHALLAEALYADLLPGERRTLHGLLADAHERVDRRAAVIAEHADRAADPPRALVWSYRAAKEAEELDAYDEAHRQYDRVRRLWPLVPDAEPLVGEEEVDVFAMAANIAAICDHDVTAVEIIEQARSRLQASPDVDPVRVGVLEAQYARFLLDAGRSDAALVAARRAVDLVPAEPPSPGRAVVVSGLVHVMDWVGGGSDLEPLAGEAVDTARAIGDPATIARALVSRCTVRHLDESTIADAEEAVPLALQDGNAELVGQTYSNLADVLGCHARGRRGVDVAVEGVAAVHERGLGIRYGSWLSAQAAEMCITYGWWDEAESYLSSAMQFTRHVHGSNRDYALVNQARLAAVRGDWEGLDTYLGDLSRLPPILDLLRCEARAEGLLWRGDPNPALAEVVGHAEVLTPRLTALAAPLAWLGARALADVVEGRRAGGQDGDRSAWAQTEETVRGLVAAACGPGALPGYRPAQLRLLCTAELSRLDADDDHDAARPWHAAVEALVGVERPYLTAYARWRLAQALVGARDLTSAAPVVRAAHDESDRLGARPLRDAVTALARRTRIDLRHPVSVTESRASGAVASLTAREREILGHLTAGRTNGEIARALVISTKTASVHVSNILRKLGVTSRYEAAELGERLGPG comes from the coding sequence GTGCCGAAGCGACCGGGTCTGGTGGGGCGTGCCGACGAGCTCGCCCGGCTCTCCGGACTGGTCGAGGACGCCGCCGGCGGCCGGCCCGGCCTGGCCCTGCTCAGCGGAGAGGCGGGCGCGGGCAAGACCCGTCTGCTCGACGAGCTGGTCCTGAGGGTGCCGCGGCGCACCCTGGTCTGCCGCGGGACCGGGGTGGGCTTCCTCGGCGGCCGGATCCCCTACGCGCCGCTGATCGCCGCCCTGCGCTCGCTGCTCGCCCGGCTGCCCCGGGAGGACGTGGCGCGGGTGCTCGGCCCCGACCCGTCGGAGCTGGCCATCCTGCTTCCCGAGCTGGGACCGAGGGGGGAGACCGCCAGCGACCAGGCCCGGCTGATCGCGTCGGTGTCGTCGGTCTTCGACCGCGCGGCCGAGCTGCGGCCCACGCTGCTGGTCGTCGACGACCTGCACTTCGCCGACGTCGCCAGCCTCGAGATGCTGGCCTTCCTGTGCGCCGCCCTCGACCAGCAGCGGCTGGCGGTCGTCGTGGCGTACCGCCCCGACGAGGCACGCGACGCGCTCGGCGACTGGATCGCCGACCGTCGGCGGGCGCGCGACGTCCGTGAGGTGCCGCTCGGTCCGCTGTCGCTCGACGAGGTCGACGAGCAGCTCAGCGACCTGCTCGGCTCACCCGCGCAGGAGGTGCTGGGCGCCCACCAGGTGGCCCGGATCCACGCCCGCTCCGGCGGCAACCCCTACGCGTCGGAGGCCCTGATGCGGGCCGCGCTGGCCGGCGACGTCGACACCCTGCCGGCCAGCCTGCGCGAGGTCCTGCTCGGCCGCACCCGCGACTGCAGCCCCGCGACGGTCGACCTGCTGCGCCTCGTCGCCGTGACCGGCGAGCGAGTGACGCCCGCCTTGCTGCACGACGTCGCCGCCCGGCGCTGGCCCGGCGACGAGCTCGACAAGGCGGTCGACGAGGCCGCGCGCGCCCAGCTGCTCGTCGTCGAGGCCGACGGCTGCCTGTCGCTGCGCCACGCGCTGCTCGCGGAGGCGCTCTACGCCGACCTGCTCCCCGGCGAGCGCCGCACGCTGCACGGCCTGCTCGCGGACGCGCACGAACGGGTGGACCGCCGGGCCGCGGTCATCGCCGAGCACGCCGACCGCGCCGCCGACCCGCCGCGTGCCCTCGTCTGGTCCTACCGCGCGGCGAAGGAGGCCGAGGAGCTCGACGCCTACGACGAGGCGCACCGCCAGTACGACCGGGTGCGCCGGCTGTGGCCGCTGGTCCCGGACGCCGAGCCGCTCGTCGGCGAGGAGGAGGTCGACGTCTTCGCCATGGCCGCCAACATCGCGGCGATCTGCGACCACGACGTCACGGCCGTGGAGATCATCGAGCAGGCGCGGTCACGGCTACAGGCCTCGCCCGACGTCGACCCGGTGCGGGTCGGCGTCCTCGAGGCGCAGTACGCCCGCTTCCTGCTCGACGCAGGTCGGTCCGACGCGGCGCTTGTCGCGGCCCGCCGGGCGGTCGACCTGGTGCCCGCCGAGCCACCCTCGCCCGGCCGCGCCGTCGTCGTGTCCGGGCTGGTGCACGTCATGGACTGGGTCGGCGGCGGCTCCGACCTGGAGCCGCTGGCCGGCGAGGCGGTCGACACGGCGCGCGCGATCGGCGACCCGGCGACGATCGCGCGGGCGCTCGTCAGCCGCTGCACCGTCCGCCACCTCGACGAGTCGACCATCGCCGACGCCGAGGAGGCCGTGCCGCTAGCACTGCAGGACGGCAACGCCGAGCTGGTCGGCCAGACCTACAGCAACCTGGCCGACGTCCTCGGCTGCCACGCCCGTGGCCGCCGCGGCGTCGACGTCGCCGTCGAGGGCGTCGCCGCCGTCCACGAGCGGGGGCTCGGTATCCGCTACGGGTCCTGGCTGAGCGCCCAGGCGGCGGAGATGTGCATCACCTACGGCTGGTGGGACGAGGCCGAGTCCTACCTGTCGTCGGCCATGCAGTTCACCCGCCACGTGCACGGCTCGAACCGCGACTACGCCCTGGTCAACCAGGCCCGGCTGGCGGCCGTCCGCGGCGACTGGGAAGGGCTCGACACCTACCTCGGCGACCTCTCCAGGCTGCCTCCGATCCTCGACCTGCTCCGCTGCGAGGCAAGGGCCGAGGGTCTGCTGTGGCGCGGCGACCCCAACCCGGCGCTGGCCGAGGTGGTCGGCCACGCCGAGGTCCTCACGCCCCGGCTGACCGCGCTGGCCGCGCCGCTGGCCTGGCTCGGGGCCCGCGCGCTCGCCGACGTCGTCGAGGGCCGCCGGGCGGGCGGGCAGGACGGCGACCGGAGCGCGTGGGCTCAGACAGAAGAGACGGTGCGCGGGCTCGTGGCGGCTGCATGCGGCCCCGGTGCGCTGCCGGGCTACCGGCCGGCGCAGCTGCGGCTGCTCTGCACCGCCGAGCTGTCGCGGCTCGACGCCGATGACGATCACGATGCGGCGCGGCCGTGGCACGCGGCGGTGGAGGCGCTCGTCGGCGTCGAACGTCCCTACCTGACTGCGTACGCCCGATGGCGGCTCGCCCAGGCGCTCGTGGGGGCCCGCGACCTGACCTCGGCGGCACCCGTGGTCCGTGCGGCGCACGACGAGTCCGACCGGCTGGGGGCCCGGCCGCTCAGGGACGCCGTGACAGCGCTCGCGCGGCGTACCCGCATCGACCTGCGGCACCCCGTTTCGGTCACCGAGTCGCGTGCATCCGGAGCGGTCGCGTCGCTCACCGCGCGGGAGCGGGAGATCCTCGGCCACCTCACGGCCGGGCGCACCAACGGCGAGATCGCCCGCGCGCTGGTGATCAGCACGAAGACGGCGAGCGTCCACGTCTCCAACATCCTGCGCAAGCTCGGGGTGACCAGCAGGTACGAGGCCGCCGAGCTCGGCGAGCGCCTGGGTCCGGGCTGA
- a CDS encoding class II fumarate hydratase: protein MTENAENAENAAGTDRTAYRTEHDSMGEVRVPRDALYRAQTQRAVENFPVSGVPVERGLIGALASVKGAAAVVNGRLGVLDADVARAVHDAAAEVARGDHDEHFPVDVFQTGSGTSTNMNANEVIATLAARQLGRDVHPNDLVNASQSSNDVFPTAIHIAAMRAVVRDLVPALRHLEAALSRKAAELSTVVKSGRTHLMDATPVTLGQEFAGYAAQVARGVERVEATLPRVGELPLGGTAVGTGINTPPGFAAAVVELLADDMGLPLREARDHFEAQGARDGLVELSGQLRTIAVSLTKVCNDLRWMGSGPRTGLAEIRLPDLQPGSSIMPGKVNPVVPEATLMVCAQVVGNDAAVAWAGASGAFELNVMMPVMARNVLESVRLLGNASRLLADRCVDGIQADEERCREYAESSPSVVTPLNRYIGYEAAAKVAKQSLAQRRTIRDVVVDLGYVERGDLTEEQLDEALDVLRMTHP, encoded by the coding sequence ATGACCGAGAACGCCGAGAACGCCGAGAACGCCGCCGGCACTGACCGGACCGCCTACCGCACCGAGCACGACTCGATGGGCGAGGTCCGGGTCCCCCGTGACGCGCTCTACCGGGCCCAGACCCAGCGCGCGGTCGAGAACTTCCCGGTGTCCGGGGTGCCGGTCGAGCGGGGCCTGATCGGGGCCCTGGCGTCGGTCAAGGGCGCTGCCGCCGTCGTCAACGGGCGGCTCGGCGTCCTCGACGCCGACGTCGCGCGGGCGGTGCACGACGCGGCCGCCGAGGTGGCGCGCGGTGACCACGACGAGCACTTCCCGGTCGACGTCTTCCAGACCGGCAGCGGCACGTCGACCAACATGAACGCGAACGAGGTCATCGCGACCCTTGCCGCGAGGCAGCTCGGACGTGACGTCCACCCCAACGACCTCGTCAACGCTTCGCAGTCGTCCAACGACGTGTTCCCCACGGCGATCCACATCGCCGCCATGCGCGCCGTGGTGCGCGACCTGGTGCCGGCGCTGCGTCACCTCGAGGCGGCGCTGTCGCGCAAGGCGGCCGAGCTGTCGACGGTGGTGAAGTCGGGCCGCACTCACCTGATGGACGCGACGCCGGTGACGCTCGGCCAGGAGTTCGCGGGCTACGCGGCCCAGGTGGCGCGCGGCGTGGAGCGGGTCGAGGCCACGCTCCCGCGGGTCGGCGAGCTGCCGCTCGGTGGCACCGCCGTCGGCACCGGCATCAACACCCCTCCCGGGTTCGCGGCCGCGGTGGTCGAGCTGCTGGCCGACGACATGGGGCTACCCCTGCGCGAGGCGCGCGACCACTTCGAGGCGCAGGGTGCGCGCGACGGCCTGGTCGAGCTGTCCGGCCAGCTGCGGACGATCGCGGTGTCGTTGACGAAGGTCTGCAACGACCTGCGCTGGATGGGGTCGGGACCGCGGACCGGACTGGCCGAGATCCGGCTGCCCGACCTCCAGCCGGGGTCGTCGATCATGCCGGGCAAGGTGAACCCGGTCGTGCCCGAGGCGACGCTGATGGTCTGTGCGCAGGTGGTCGGCAACGACGCGGCCGTGGCCTGGGCCGGGGCGTCCGGCGCGTTCGAGCTCAACGTGATGATGCCGGTGATGGCGCGCAACGTGCTCGAGTCGGTGCGGCTGCTCGGCAACGCGTCGCGCCTGCTCGCCGACCGGTGCGTCGACGGCATCCAGGCCGACGAGGAGCGGTGCCGCGAGTACGCCGAGTCGTCGCCGTCGGTCGTCACGCCGCTGAACCGCTACATCGGCTACGAGGCGGCCGCGAAGGTGGCCAAGCAGTCACTGGCCCAGCGGCGCACGATCCGCGACGTGGTCGTCGACCTCGGCTACGTCGAGCGCGGCGACCTCACCGAGGAGCAGCTCGATGAGGCGCTCGACGTGCTGCGCATGACGCACCCTTGA
- a CDS encoding lytic transglycosylase domain-containing protein: MAATAVVAATGLTGVVAGTAGVSAWGAESTVTRIGDLPPEASVSRSVVPAGERALQIEKKHKRQAARAARLARARATREAREADEERASRARSYGSDPRGVAAGLAASQYGWAADQFGCLDALWTRESGWDPHAQNPSSGAYGIPQALPGSKMGAYGSDWADNPTTQIRWGLAYISGSYGTPCGAWSEFQSQGWY; encoded by the coding sequence ATGGCTGCGACGGCCGTCGTCGCCGCAACCGGGCTGACGGGTGTCGTCGCCGGCACCGCCGGGGTCAGCGCGTGGGGTGCGGAGAGCACCGTGACCCGCATCGGCGACCTGCCGCCCGAGGCGTCGGTGAGCCGCTCCGTGGTCCCGGCCGGCGAGCGCGCCCTGCAGATCGAGAAGAAGCACAAGCGCCAGGCGGCCCGCGCCGCTCGGCTGGCCCGCGCGCGGGCGACCCGCGAGGCCCGCGAGGCCGACGAGGAGCGCGCGTCTCGGGCCCGCAGCTACGGCAGCGACCCGCGGGGCGTCGCGGCGGGCCTCGCTGCGAGCCAGTACGGCTGGGCTGCCGACCAGTTCGGCTGCCTCGACGCGCTGTGGACCCGCGAGTCCGGCTGGGACCCGCACGCGCAGAACCCGTCGTCGGGTGCCTACGGCATCCCGCAGGCGCTACCTGGCTCGAAGATGGGCGCCTATGGCAGCGACTGGGCCGACAACCCCACTACCCAGATCCGGTGGGGCCTGGCCTACATCAGCGGCAGCTACGGCACGCCGTGCGGTGCCTGGTCCGAGTTCCAGTCCCAGGGCTGGTACTGA
- a CDS encoding PhoH family protein, which produces MAAADRPRTFVLDTSVLLADPLAMLRFDEHEVVLPVVVITELEGKRAHPEIGYFARQALRLLDDLRVRHGRLDAPLPVGEVGGTVRVELNHTDPSILPPGFRLADNDSRILAVARNLAAEGADVTLVSKDLPMRVKASSVGITAEEYRGKGVVESGFTGMAEAVVPAEFVDSLYDTERADLPEARELPCHTGLVLVSERGSALGRVTPEKQVRLVRGDRDAFGLHGRSAEQRVALDLLLDPDIGILSLGGRAGTGKSALALCAGLEAVMERRQHRKVVVFRPLYAVGGQDLGYLPGSESEKMNPWAQAVFDTLGALVTGDVVDEIMDRGMLEVLPLTHIRGRSLHDAFVIVDEAQSLERNVLLTVLSRVGQGSRVVLTHDVAQRDNLRVGRHDGVASVIEALKGHPLFAHVTLTRSERSPIAALVTELLEDLPA; this is translated from the coding sequence GTGGCAGCTGCCGACCGTCCGCGCACCTTCGTCCTCGACACCAGCGTGCTGCTCGCCGACCCGTTGGCCATGCTGCGCTTCGACGAGCACGAGGTCGTCCTCCCGGTGGTCGTGATCACCGAGCTCGAGGGCAAGCGGGCCCACCCCGAGATCGGCTACTTCGCGCGCCAGGCGCTGCGCCTGCTCGACGACCTGCGGGTGCGGCACGGCCGGCTCGACGCACCCCTCCCGGTGGGGGAGGTCGGCGGCACGGTGCGGGTGGAGCTCAACCACACCGACCCCTCGATCCTGCCGCCGGGCTTCCGGCTGGCCGACAACGACTCCCGGATCCTCGCCGTCGCCCGCAACCTCGCGGCCGAGGGCGCCGACGTGACACTGGTGAGCAAGGACCTGCCGATGCGGGTCAAGGCCTCGTCGGTGGGGATCACCGCCGAGGAGTACCGCGGCAAGGGTGTGGTCGAGTCCGGCTTCACCGGCATGGCCGAGGCCGTGGTCCCCGCGGAGTTCGTCGACAGTCTCTACGACACCGAGCGGGCCGACCTGCCCGAGGCCCGCGAGCTCCCGTGCCACACCGGGCTCGTCCTGGTCTCCGAGCGAGGCAGCGCCCTGGGCCGGGTGACCCCGGAGAAGCAGGTTCGGCTGGTCCGCGGTGACCGCGACGCCTTCGGGCTGCACGGCCGCTCGGCCGAGCAGCGGGTGGCGCTGGACCTGCTGCTCGATCCCGACATCGGCATCCTGTCGCTCGGTGGGCGGGCCGGCACCGGCAAGTCCGCACTCGCGCTGTGCGCGGGGCTCGAGGCCGTCATGGAGCGTCGCCAGCACCGCAAGGTCGTCGTGTTCCGCCCGCTGTACGCCGTCGGCGGGCAGGACCTCGGATATCTCCCGGGCAGCGAGTCGGAGAAGATGAACCCCTGGGCGCAGGCGGTCTTCGACACCTTGGGCGCCCTGGTCACCGGCGACGTGGTCGACGAGATCATGGACCGCGGCATGCTGGAGGTGCTGCCGCTGACCCACATCCGCGGCCGCTCGCTGCACGACGCGTTCGTCATCGTCGACGAGGCGCAGTCGCTGGAGCGCAACGTGCTGCTCACCGTCCTGTCCCGGGTGGGTCAGGGCTCCCGGGTGGTGCTCACCCACGACGTGGCCCAGCGCGACAACCTGCGGGTCGGCCGCCACGACGGCGTCGCGTCGGTGATCGAGGCGCTCAAGGGGCACCCCCTGTTCGCGCACGTGACTCTGACCCGGTCCGAGCGGTCGCCGATCGCGGCCCTCGTCACCGAGCTCTTGGAGGACCTGCCGGCCTGA
- a CDS encoding isoprenyl transferase, with protein sequence MPVRDLLYGFYARRLESALDHEQIPRHVGVILDGNRPWAKASGAPKSRGWRAGADKVEELLGWCEEIDVEVVTLWLLSTDNLNRPDSELRPLLAIIERLVTEIAGTGRWRVLPVGALDLLPDETARILKDAADRTADVPGLHVNVAVGYGGRREIADAVRSLLQEHASKGTTIEDLAQLLDVEHIAEHLYTKGQPDPDLVIRTSGEQRLSGFLLWQSAHSEFYFCEAYWPDFRKVDFLRAIRAYAARGRRFGE encoded by the coding sequence CTGCCCGTGCGCGACCTGCTGTACGGCTTCTACGCGCGGCGCCTGGAGTCCGCGCTGGACCACGAGCAGATCCCGCGCCACGTCGGGGTGATCCTGGACGGTAACCGGCCGTGGGCCAAGGCCTCCGGGGCGCCCAAGTCGCGCGGCTGGCGGGCCGGCGCGGACAAGGTCGAGGAGCTCCTCGGCTGGTGCGAGGAGATCGACGTCGAGGTCGTCACCCTGTGGCTGCTCTCGACCGACAACCTCAACCGGCCCGACTCCGAGCTGCGGCCGCTGCTGGCCATCATCGAGCGGCTGGTCACCGAGATCGCCGGCACCGGTCGCTGGCGGGTGCTGCCGGTCGGCGCCCTGGACCTGCTCCCCGACGAGACCGCGCGGATCCTCAAGGACGCCGCCGACCGCACCGCCGACGTGCCGGGCCTGCACGTCAACGTCGCCGTCGGGTACGGCGGTCGGCGCGAGATCGCCGACGCGGTGCGCTCGCTGCTGCAGGAGCATGCATCCAAGGGGACGACCATCGAGGACCTCGCGCAGCTGCTCGACGTCGAGCACATCGCCGAGCACCTCTACACCAAGGGCCAGCCCGATCCCGACCTGGTCATCCGCACGTCGGGCGAGCAGCGGCTGTCCGGCTTCCTGCTCTGGCAGAGCGCGCACTCCGAGTTCTACTTCTGCGAGGCCTACTGGCCGGACTTCCGCAAGGTCGACTTCCTGCGGGCGATCCGGGCCTATGCGGCCCGCGGGCGTCGCTTCGGGGAGTGA